The uncultured Sunxiuqinia sp. genomic sequence TTGGCGTGTTCCTTTTGCTCCCGGGAGTATTAAAGCCGTGAGCTATAAAGATGGTGAAAAGGTGATGGAAAAGGAAATTCAGACTGCGGGAAAGCCTAGTCAAATTGAACTGACTGCTGATAGGAATACAATTTCGGCAGATGGTAGCGACTTATCATTTATCACGGTAAAAGTGCTGGATGAAAATGGGAACTTAGTTCCTGATGCTGATAACCTGATCAACTTTGAAATAACTGGAAGTGGATTTAATATCGGAGTAGATAATGGTTACCAGGCAAGTTTGGAACCGTTCAAGGCAAACTATCGGAAAGCTTTTAATGGGAAGTGTTTGCTGATTGTTCAAGCGACGGAAGATGCCGGTGAAATAGCTGTTTCTGCTTCGGGGGAAGGACTGGGAATGACCAATATCGAGATTAAAACGACTAATTAGAAAAATATTTATCAAGATGACGAAAATTAAAGACTATCAATTATTCTCAGCGAAGGCGCAACTGAAAAAAACTATTTCAGATGCAACGCATAGGCTAACTGAAATTTCATTCATTGTTCTTCGAATTCAAACTGAAACTGGAATAATCGGAGAATCATATCTTTTAAGTTTTCAATACAGTCCAAAAGCCATTGTAGGCGCACTGCAAGATGTTGCTCAGTTGGTTGTTGGAGAAGATGTTTTCAATACGGTTAAGGTTTTTGAAAAGATCAATCAGGCCAACGAGTATTTTGGATTGGAAGGTGTTAATCGGTGGGCGCAGGCAGCATACAATATGGCTATGTGGGATGCGTGGTGTAAAAAACTGGGGCAGCCCATTTGGAAAGTGCTGGGGGCGTCAAGAACTGAGGTTCCGATTTATGGAAGCGGAGGTTGGCTTTCTTACACAATTGATGAATTGATTGATGAAGTAACTGATTATAAAAATCGTGGGTTCAAAGCGGTGAAAATTAAAGTTGGAAGTGCTGACTGGAGACAGGATTTAGAGCGACTTCGGCTAGTGAGGGAAGCTGTTGGAAATGAGATTAATATCATGATGGATGCCAACCAGGGTATGGATGTTGCTTCGGCTTTATCGCTGGCAAAAGCTACACAGAGACTACAAATCACTTGGTTTGAGGAGCCTATCAACCACTCCGATTTTCAGGGATTTCAATTACTGAGGAATCAGACGGGTATTTCATTGGC encodes the following:
- a CDS encoding mandelate racemase/muconate lactonizing enzyme family protein codes for the protein MTKIKDYQLFSAKAQLKKTISDATHRLTEISFIVLRIQTETGIIGESYLLSFQYSPKAIVGALQDVAQLVVGEDVFNTVKVFEKINQANEYFGLEGVNRWAQAAYNMAMWDAWCKKLGQPIWKVLGASRTEVPIYGSGGWLSYTIDELIDEVTDYKNRGFKAVKIKVGSADWRQDLERLRLVREAVGNEINIMMDANQGMDVASALSLAKATQRLQITWFEEPINHSDFQGFQLLRNQTGISLAMGEREYSSLPLRELLVRNAIDIWQPDILRLGGVEAWRDSAALAGSFNVPVLPHYYKDYDIPLLCTIPNGAGAESFDWIDPLIDHPLVIKEGMAGPHDRPGWGFSFKDECLTEIS